The Tenuifilum thalassicum genome includes the window CTTAATGAGCATCATAGGATGCTGCGAATGCGAGGTCGTCCTAAAATACTTCTTGCCACAACCTACGATGAGGCTATTGAATTATATAATAGGTATAAGAGCAATGTTCTCGGTGTTATCTCCGATATTAGCTACAAGGTTAACAACCGCCGAGATCATTTAACTAAAGCTGGTTTGCAGCTTTGTAGGCAAATAAAATCCGAAGATCCAAATATACCTTTCCTTCTACAATCGTCGGACATTTCCAACAAGGTATATGCCGATGAACTTGGGGTTGGTTTCTTACACAAATACTCTAAGTCATTTAGCTATGAGCTGAAGAAATATATCTTAGACAATTTTGGCTTTGGTGATTTCGTTTTTAGAGATCCCGATACAAATGCTGAAATTGCAAGAGCTTCGGATTTGAGTCAGCTGCAAAAGCTAATTCAAAATATTCCCGATCGTTCTCTTGTTTACCACTCAAGTAGAAACGATATCTCGAAATGGTTAAATGCTCGTGCCATCTTTTCCATTGCTCAGCTGTTTAAACCGATGCGGCTTAAAGATTTTAAATCGATTGACGATGCGCGTAAATTTATTTACTATGCTATATCGGCATATCGCTTGAGCAAGGGGCGAAGCATTATTGCAAAGTTCGATCGCGATACTTTCGACGAATATAAGTTTTTCTCCCGAATAGGCGATGGCTCAATTGGAGGCAAGGCGCGTGGCTTAGCGTTTGTAAATCAAATTATCCGTAAGTATAACCTTTTCAGTAAGTTCGACGATACCATTATTACAATTCCCAGAACGGTAGTGCTAAGCACCGATATATTTGATGAGTTCATGGAGTCAAACGATTTGTACTCCATTGCCCTGCAAGAAGTTGATGACGAGGTAATACTCGATGCTTTTTTAGAAGCTAAACTACCAGATAGGGTTAAAATAGATCTTAAGAAAGTAATTTCGGTTTTTCAACGCCCATTAGCTGTTCGCTCATCCAGCAAGTTGGAGGATTCACATTATCAGCCATTTGCGGGGATCTACTCAACATACATGGTTCCCCATTCCGACGATCCTGAATTTATGCTGGTTTTGCTTGCAAAGGCAATAAAGTCGGTATATGCTTCCGTTTTTTATAAGGCTAGCAAGGCATACATGAATGCTACGCAAAATGTGATTGACGAGGAGAAAATGGGGGTAATTATTCAGGAGATTTGTGGCAATCAGTATGGTAATATGTATCTACCAACCTTATCGGGTGTTGCCCGTAGCATTAACTTTTATCCAATAGGCTCTGAAAAAACTGAAGATGGAATAGCAAACATCGGTTTTGGCTTGGGTAAGCTAATAGTTGATGGTGGGGTTTCGCTCCGATTCTCTCCTAAGTATCCTAAAAAGATCCTTCAGCTTTCATCAGTTGAGATGGCCTTACGCCAGACACAAAAGAATTTTTATGCCTTGAATGTCGATCCAAATTCCTTTGAGCCGAAGGTAGATGATAGCATGAACCTATTTAACCTAGATATCAAGGAAGCAGAGTCGATTCCCGATTTTAAACTGATTGCATCAACTTACGATATGCATTCTGGAATTCTTAGAGATGGTTACTTTGATGAGGGATTAAAACTTGTAACATTCGCTTCCATTCTTAAGCATAATACTTTCCCCCTTGCAAAAATTATTACAGAGCTTTTGGAAATTGGTCAAAGGGAGATGAATAACCATATCGAGATTGAATTTGCTGCCAACCTAGCGCCTACAGACGGAATGCCTAAGTTATTTAACTTTTTGCAAATCAGGCCAATCGTCGATAGCGACCAATCGGAGCTTGTAGAATGGGAACATATTGATATTAATAAGTCAATACTTTACTCTAAGTCAGCCTTAGGACATGGTAAAGTGGAGGGCGTTTACGATTTTGTATATGTTAAACCAGATACCTTTAATCCCGCACATACTAAACTAATTGCTCAAGAACTTGATGAGGTAAATAAGCGTTTTATAGACATGGCGCGTAACTATGTGCTGGTGGGGCCTGGTAGATGGGGAAGTAGCGATCCTTGGCTGGGCGTGCCAATTAAATGGTCTCAAATCTCGGAAGCAAGGGTCATCGTAGAGGCTGGGTTGGAGAATTTTAGAGTTGATCCTAGCCAAGGAACCCATTTCTTCCAGAACCTTACATCTTTTAGAGTTGCTTACCTTACGGTTAACCCATACCTAAAAGATGGAATTTACGATATAGATTTTCTAAATTCTTTGCCTGCTTTCTATGAGTCAGAGCATTTAAGATGGGTTCGATTTGACAAACCGCTTACTATTCAGGTTGATGCCAAAAGTAATCAGGGTATTATTTTAAAACCTGAATGGCTTAAATAGGTTTTAAATTTTAAGTTATTGCCCAAAAAAATGTTTAATATCATATTTTTTAATGTCATTTTTCTTTTGAAATATCATTTTAATAAATCAAATTTGACAAACTTTTAACACGGGAATTTACTCCCATTTAAAACAAAGGTTAATTAACTAAAAACAGTTAGCGCAATGAATGTAAATAAATTAATGGCTGAGCTTGAAGCAAAACACCCAGGTGAGGTGGAGTACCTACAAGCTGTTCGTGAGGTTTTAGAGTCAATTGAAGAGGTTTACAACCAGAATCCACAATTTGAGTCGGCTAAGATAATTGAGCGCATGGTTGAGCCAGATCGCATCTTCATGTTTAAGGTGCCTTGGACCGATGATGAAGGTAATGTTCACGTAAATCTTGGTTACCGCGTTCAGTTTAATAATGCAATTGGACCTTACAAAGGTGGTCTTCGTTTCCACCCAAGCGTAAATCTTTCAATTTTGAAGTTCTTAGGTTTTGAGCAAATCTTCAAAAATGCTCTTACCACACTTCCTATGGGTGGTGCCAAAGGAGGTAGCGATTTCAATCCTAAAGGCCGTAGCGATGCTGAAATTATGCGTTTCTGCCAATCGTTTATGCTAGAACTTTGGAAGCACATTGGCCCTGAAACCGATGTACCTGCCGGTGATATAGGTGTTGGTGGTCGCGAAATAGGTTTCCTCTATGGAATGTACAAGAAACTTGCAAGCGAAAACACTGGCGTTCTAACAGGTAAAGGTATTAACTGGGGTGGATCATTAATCCGTCCTGAGGCTACTGGTTTTGGTGCTACTTATTTTGCTCAGGAAATGCTTGCTACTAAAGGTATGTCGTTTGCTGGTAAGCGTGTTGCCCTTTCTGGTTTCGGTAATGTTGCCTGGGGTGCTGCTCTTAAGGTAACTGAGCTCGGTGGTAAAGTTGTTACCATTTCTGGTCCTGATGGTTATATTCTTGATGAGGACGGAATTAGTGGCGAAAAGATTGACTACCTACTTGAGCTTCGTGCTTCGAACCAGGATATCGTTGAGCCTTATGCTAAGAAATTCCCTAACGCTAAGTTCTTTGCTGGTAAGCGTCCTTGGGAAGTTAAAGTTGACGTTGCTATGCCTTGCGCAACTCAAAATGAGCTTGGTAAAGAAGATGCCGAAGCTCTTGTTAAGAATGGCTGCGTTTGTGTAGCAGAAGGTGCCAATATGCCTTGTACTCCTGAAGCTATTGAAGTTTTACAACAAAATAAAATCTTATTCGCTCCTGGTAAAGCTGTTAATGCTGGTGGTGTTGCTACCTCTGGTCTTGAAATGACTCAAAATAGCATGAAGCTAAGCTGGTCTCGCGAAGAGGTTGATGCTCGCTTACAGCAAATCATGAAAAACATACATGAGGCTTGCGTTAAACATGGTACCGAAAAGGATGGTTACGTTAACTACGTTAAAGGTGCTAACATAGCAGGTTTCTTGAAAGTTGCAAATGCAATGTTAGATCAAGGAATTCTTTAAATCTAAGTTTTGATATACAGTTTATTAAGGGCTCTTTTTGGAGCCCTTAATTTTTAAAACTTACTAAAATGGGGAAAACATCAACAATTATTTATAAAGGTGATTTAAGAACCGAGGCAACTCATACTCGTTCTGGCGTTACCATTACAACCGATGCTCCTGTTGATAATCAGGGAAAAGGCGAATGTTTTTCGCCTACCGACTTACTTGCAACCTCACTTGGCGCATGTATGATAACCATTATGGGAATTGCTGCCCAAACACATGGATTCAATATTGATGGAACTAAGATTGATGTTGAGAAAATTATGGGGACCAACCCTCGTAGAGTTGTTGAGGTTGTTATCGATTTATATTTCCCTCATAATAATTACACGGAGAAGGAGCGTAAACTAATTGCAGCAGCTGCTAATGAGTGTCCTGTTGCTCAAAGCTTGCATCCTGATTTAAAACAAACCTTCCGGTTTCACTTTCCAGAATAAAAAAACGCCCCTGAGGGCGTTTTTTATTGAGACTCTATGATATACTACA containing:
- a CDS encoding PEP/pyruvate-binding domain-containing protein, which translates into the protein MLNLLGDQSYLNSYQLDIYDTSFDKLMQKRIYKVLLICSSYDAFLLEEDGRIDEQIFNEYVSLNLRYPPVFIQARNAREVLKILQEEHIDLIISMLNVGEIDTFKLAKMLKVRHPSIPIVVLTPFSREVSLRLQNEDLSAIDYVFCWLGNADLLVAIIKLIEDRMNADHDILEIGVQSIILVEDSIRYYSSFLPNIYKIIFRQARQFMTEALNEHHRMLRMRGRPKILLATTYDEAIELYNRYKSNVLGVISDISYKVNNRRDHLTKAGLQLCRQIKSEDPNIPFLLQSSDISNKVYADELGVGFLHKYSKSFSYELKKYILDNFGFGDFVFRDPDTNAEIARASDLSQLQKLIQNIPDRSLVYHSSRNDISKWLNARAIFSIAQLFKPMRLKDFKSIDDARKFIYYAISAYRLSKGRSIIAKFDRDTFDEYKFFSRIGDGSIGGKARGLAFVNQIIRKYNLFSKFDDTIITIPRTVVLSTDIFDEFMESNDLYSIALQEVDDEVILDAFLEAKLPDRVKIDLKKVISVFQRPLAVRSSSKLEDSHYQPFAGIYSTYMVPHSDDPEFMLVLLAKAIKSVYASVFYKASKAYMNATQNVIDEEKMGVIIQEICGNQYGNMYLPTLSGVARSINFYPIGSEKTEDGIANIGFGLGKLIVDGGVSLRFSPKYPKKILQLSSVEMALRQTQKNFYALNVDPNSFEPKVDDSMNLFNLDIKEAESIPDFKLIASTYDMHSGILRDGYFDEGLKLVTFASILKHNTFPLAKIITELLEIGQREMNNHIEIEFAANLAPTDGMPKLFNFLQIRPIVDSDQSELVEWEHIDINKSILYSKSALGHGKVEGVYDFVYVKPDTFNPAHTKLIAQELDEVNKRFIDMARNYVLVGPGRWGSSDPWLGVPIKWSQISEARVIVEAGLENFRVDPSQGTHFFQNLTSFRVAYLTVNPYLKDGIYDIDFLNSLPAFYESEHLRWVRFDKPLTIQVDAKSNQGIILKPEWLK
- the gdhA gene encoding NADP-specific glutamate dehydrogenase — translated: MNVNKLMAELEAKHPGEVEYLQAVREVLESIEEVYNQNPQFESAKIIERMVEPDRIFMFKVPWTDDEGNVHVNLGYRVQFNNAIGPYKGGLRFHPSVNLSILKFLGFEQIFKNALTTLPMGGAKGGSDFNPKGRSDAEIMRFCQSFMLELWKHIGPETDVPAGDIGVGGREIGFLYGMYKKLASENTGVLTGKGINWGGSLIRPEATGFGATYFAQEMLATKGMSFAGKRVALSGFGNVAWGAALKVTELGGKVVTISGPDGYILDEDGISGEKIDYLLELRASNQDIVEPYAKKFPNAKFFAGKRPWEVKVDVAMPCATQNELGKEDAEALVKNGCVCVAEGANMPCTPEAIEVLQQNKILFAPGKAVNAGGVATSGLEMTQNSMKLSWSREEVDARLQQIMKNIHEACVKHGTEKDGYVNYVKGANIAGFLKVANAMLDQGIL
- a CDS encoding OsmC family protein, with the protein product MGKTSTIIYKGDLRTEATHTRSGVTITTDAPVDNQGKGECFSPTDLLATSLGACMITIMGIAAQTHGFNIDGTKIDVEKIMGTNPRRVVEVVIDLYFPHNNYTEKERKLIAAAANECPVAQSLHPDLKQTFRFHFPE